The following proteins come from a genomic window of Lycium ferocissimum isolate CSIRO_LF1 chromosome 4, AGI_CSIRO_Lferr_CH_V1, whole genome shotgun sequence:
- the LOC132052432 gene encoding uncharacterized protein LOC132052432 isoform X2: MLEGNSGSHKNKGSKEEPNGGGGACGQEIHVADERGQLMEKLAIKPRGEEENGGCMNHYSDFDSTSNSPTSHTSSVLEGNDSGTNFTGGSSSCSSGGCCSGSMSGEEDNEEDDNCLDDWEAVADALAATDKKQEQHNSSLDSSTESDGKVVHMSSQPKVSDRQVSGMDTSQQNPKTWRSDDAFRPQSLPNLSKQYTFPMNSGRHYRGGSVWGCKSLSIPTSCPICCEDLDFTDSSFLPCPCGFRLCLFCHKRILEEDGRCPGCRKQYKHDPVEGEANKGAGCLMSRPARSYSMISRS; this comes from the exons ATGCTCGAAGGGAACAGTGGCTCTCACAAG AATAAAGGCTCCAAGGAGGAACCGAATGGTGGGGGAGGAGCTTGTGGGCAGGAGATTCACGTTGCTGATGAGAGGGGCCAATTGATGGAGAAGTTAGCTATAAAGCCtcgaggagaagaagaaaatggaggTTGCATGAACCACTACAGTGATTTTGATTCAACTTCAAATAGCCCCACCAGCCACACTAGTAGCGTGTTGGAAGGGAATGATTCTGGGACCAATTTCACAGGTGGCAGCAGCAGTTGTAGCAGTGGTGGATGTTGTTCAGGGAGTATGAGCGGCGAGGAAGATAACGAAGAGGACGATAACTGCTTGGATGATTGGGAAGCTGTTGCTGATGCTTTAGCTGCCACTGATAAGAAGCAGGAGCAGCATAACTCTAGCCTGGATTCATCTACAGAGAGTGACGGCAAAGTGGTGCATATGAGTTCTCAGCCAAAAGTTTCTGACCGGCAGGTATCAGGGATGGATACATCACAGCAGAATCCCAAGACGTGGAGGTCTGATGATGCATTCCGACCACAGAGTCTTCCGAATTTGTCGAAACAGTATACTTTCCCTATGAATTCGGGGCGCCATTACCGGGGAGGCTCTGTATGGGGATGTAAAAGTTTATCAATACCCACATCATGTCCTATATGCTGTGAGGATTTGGATTTTACAGATTCAAGCTTTCTCCCTTGTCCTTGTGGGTTTAGGCTTTGTCTCTTTTGTCACAAGAGGATTCTTGAGGAGGATGGGCGGTGTCCAGGTTGCAGGAAGCAGTATAAACATGATCCAGTTGAGGGAGAGGCAAACAAAGGTGCAGGCTGCCTGATGTCTCGACCGGCTCGTTCTTATAGCATGATCTCAAGGTCGTAG
- the LOC132052432 gene encoding uncharacterized protein LOC132052432 isoform X1, translating to MVSDSIVKPSIPMVSSNPKDFNKKKRANRSAKLKQCKLDARREQWLSQVKNKGSKEEPNGGGGACGQEIHVADERGQLMEKLAIKPRGEEENGGCMNHYSDFDSTSNSPTSHTSSVLEGNDSGTNFTGGSSSCSSGGCCSGSMSGEEDNEEDDNCLDDWEAVADALAATDKKQEQHNSSLDSSTESDGKVVHMSSQPKVSDRQVSGMDTSQQNPKTWRSDDAFRPQSLPNLSKQYTFPMNSGRHYRGGSVWGCKSLSIPTSCPICCEDLDFTDSSFLPCPCGFRLCLFCHKRILEEDGRCPGCRKQYKHDPVEGEANKGAGCLMSRPARSYSMISRS from the exons gCTAATAGGTCGGCTAAGTTGAAGCAGTGCAAACTTGATGCTCGAAGGGAACAGTGGCTCTCACAAG TGAAGAATAAAGGCTCCAAGGAGGAACCGAATGGTGGGGGAGGAGCTTGTGGGCAGGAGATTCACGTTGCTGATGAGAGGGGCCAATTGATGGAGAAGTTAGCTATAAAGCCtcgaggagaagaagaaaatggaggTTGCATGAACCACTACAGTGATTTTGATTCAACTTCAAATAGCCCCACCAGCCACACTAGTAGCGTGTTGGAAGGGAATGATTCTGGGACCAATTTCACAGGTGGCAGCAGCAGTTGTAGCAGTGGTGGATGTTGTTCAGGGAGTATGAGCGGCGAGGAAGATAACGAAGAGGACGATAACTGCTTGGATGATTGGGAAGCTGTTGCTGATGCTTTAGCTGCCACTGATAAGAAGCAGGAGCAGCATAACTCTAGCCTGGATTCATCTACAGAGAGTGACGGCAAAGTGGTGCATATGAGTTCTCAGCCAAAAGTTTCTGACCGGCAGGTATCAGGGATGGATACATCACAGCAGAATCCCAAGACGTGGAGGTCTGATGATGCATTCCGACCACAGAGTCTTCCGAATTTGTCGAAACAGTATACTTTCCCTATGAATTCGGGGCGCCATTACCGGGGAGGCTCTGTATGGGGATGTAAAAGTTTATCAATACCCACATCATGTCCTATATGCTGTGAGGATTTGGATTTTACAGATTCAAGCTTTCTCCCTTGTCCTTGTGGGTTTAGGCTTTGTCTCTTTTGTCACAAGAGGATTCTTGAGGAGGATGGGCGGTGTCCAGGTTGCAGGAAGCAGTATAAACATGATCCAGTTGAGGGAGAGGCAAACAAAGGTGCAGGCTGCCTGATGTCTCGACCGGCTCGTTCTTATAGCATGATCTCAAGGTCGTAG